One segment of Toxoplasma gondii ME49 chromosome VI, whole genome shotgun sequence DNA contains the following:
- a CDS encoding hypothetical protein (encoded by transcript TGME49_240820) — protein sequence MEVMKNLVTVAKRREIKTPMTKKKMVMTGDRNKRPWWSYRNTKNGCLCRQAPEEYPGVAFSKAKTTVRASRETSWRQTTGETPKLPLREQATHSQGDERCVRLLLVHGIARRLLFLDSQKLACRRKSLKSVEESQFTVLHLSTAQRGRQRETE from the coding sequence atggaggTGATGAAAAACCTTGTGACAGTTGCGAAGCGGAGGGAGATCAAGACGCCcatgacgaagaagaagatggtgatgacgggagacagaaacaaacgGCCTTGGTGGTCGTATCGCAATACGAAGAATGGATGTCTGTGTCGACAGGCTCCAGAGGAGTACCCCGGTGTAGCTTTTTCAAAAGCCAAGACGACTGTGAGAGCGTCTCGCGAAACATCGTGGCGGCAGACGACCGGAGAGACTCCGAAACTCCCCCTTCGGGAGCAGGCAACGCACTCTCAGGGGGACGAACGGTGCGTTCGTCTGTTGCTCGTGCATGGCATTGCACGgaggctgcttttcctggattCGCAGAAACTCGCCTGCAGACGGAAAAGCTTGAAATCGGTAGAGGAGAGTCAATTTACCGTCTTGCACCTGAGCACCGCGCAGAGAGGGAGGCAACGAGAGACTGAATGA
- a CDS encoding hypothetical protein (encoded by transcript TGME49_240810~Predicted trans-membrane domain (TMHMM2.0):64-87:155-178:184-207:216-239:251-271:333-356:367-390:394-414:420-443:487-510), whose amino-acid sequence MASSDSNAKLASQRLHSCAGGEESSGQCLEKQGAGARLRGWLAQLLPRADLPGARQKTPFNLNRYVLLLLYSIVVFTTGAVFYGWTALSAMIFKNDGFAYLCPKDASGVYVPDLRATQGKLYICDEQDAAVQKLYTMTFAVACLMSAGAGTLLDWLGPLWTELLGQLLNLVGWLFLAFSTVDRPLYYPALVFIGLGADASMLPTLCIRHLFPGSTGLIITILGSAASASFGIPLVLNTIVENHGVSVRDVSIGYCFFGPVLGVLVALLFMPRRGFALDDAGTIFREPDSGEGEGEAGPYALENGAQGGESQNAQETRRRKLLDPIVSSSFWTQFFSIRYFLIVLYFVVVSWATSYYQQAARRMFSEDVVSVIEVLLPLSFIPCILLGKVADVVGIIRVLFVMNTSGLLTYVFSFFKTDATGYLSACCFMVYMSLLTSQVYVYVEGTFSPNHFGKLIGISNLTGGLLSLVSNPLYENITVNRDNGDPLCIQIAMTALLCVQYVWIFILGFLKSGNSPLLNMDVKAKDDADAEKRADNAPGAEERTSAPSGSSSELAAVTVTPPQDSA is encoded by the coding sequence ATGGCGTCCTCGGACTCGAACGCGAAGCTCGCGTCGCAGCGTCTCCACTCCTGCGccggcggcgaggagagcagCGGCCAGTGTCTGGAAAAGCAGGGAGCTGGCGCGCGCCTCCGCGGCTGGCTGGCGCAGCTGCTCCCGAGGGCCGACCTGCCCggagcgaggcagaagactCCTTTCAACCTGAATCGCTACGTATTGCTGCTCCTCTACTCGATTGTTGTCTTTACCACGGGAGCGGTCTTCTACGGCTGGACTGCGTTGTCTGCGATGATCTTCAAGAACGACGGATTCGCGTACTTGTGTCCGAAGGACGCGTCCGGCGTCTACGTTCCAGACCTTCGCGCGACCCAGGGGAAGCTGTATATCTGCGACGAACAGGACGCGGCAGTACAGAAGCTGTACACGATGACGTTTGCGGTCGCCTGTCTCATGAGCGCAGGCGCAGGCACTCTGCTTGACTGGCTAGGTCCGCTGTGGACAGAGCTGCTGGGGCAGCTCCTCAACCTGGTTGGGTGGctgttcctcgccttctcgactGTCGACCGGCCTCTGTACTATCCCGCGCTGGTGTTCATCGGCCTCGGCGCAGACGCGTCGATGTTACCTACGCTGTGCATCCGGCATTTGTTCCCCGGCTCGACTGGGTTGATCATCACGATTCTCGGCTCGGCAGCGTCAGCGAGCTTCGGCATTCCCCTCGTCCTCAATACGATCGTCGAGAACCACGGCGTGAGTGTGAGGGATGTCAGCATCGGGTACTGCTTCTTCGGACCGGTCCTCGGCGTCCTCGTTGCGTTGCTCTTCATGCCGCGGCGCGGCTTTGCCCTGGACGACGCAGGAACCATCTTCCGCGAGCCGGACTCCGGGGAAGGTGAAGGCGAGGCAGGGCCGTACGCGCTGGAGAATGGAGCTCAGGGTGGAGAGTCACAGAACGCACAAGAGACGCGCCGGCGCAAGTTGCTCGACCCGATCGTGAGCTCGTCCTTCTGGACGCAGTTCTTCTCGATCAGATACTTTTTGATTGTTCTCTACTTTGTCGTCGTCAGCTGGGCGACATCGTACTACCAGCAGGCTGCGCGCCGCATGTTCTCCGAAGACGTCGTATCCGTGATCGAAGTCTTGTTGCCGCTCTCCTTCATTCCTTGCATCCTTCTAGGCAAGGTCGCAGACGTCGTGGGCATCATCCGCGTCCTTTTCGTCATGAATACATCGGGCCTGCTTACCtacgttttctctttcttcaaaACAGACGCGACAGGGTACTTGTCTGCCTGCTGCTTCATGGTCTACATGTCGCTGTTGACCAGTCAGGTGTACGTATACGTCGAGGGAACGTTCTCGCCAAATCACTTCGGGAAGCTGATCGGAATCTCCAACTTGACCGGcggcctcctctccctcgtctccaaTCCTCTGTACGAAAACATCACCGTCAACAGAGACAACGGCGACCCGCTCTGCATCCAGATTGCCATGACTGCGCTGCTCTGCGTCCAGTACGTCTGGATCTTCATCCTGGGATTCCTGAAGTCTGGAAACTCGCCTCTCCTCAACATGGACGTCAAGGCGAAGGACGACGCGGACGCGGAGAAGCGCGCCGACAACGCACCGGGTGCAGAGGAACGAACGTCCGCGCCCTCTGGATCGTCCTCCGAACTCGCCGCTGTCACGGTGACACCACCGCAAGACTCCGCTTGA
- a CDS encoding hypothetical protein (encoded by transcript TGME49_240790~Signal peptide predicted by SignalP 2.0 HMM (probability 0.853) with cleavage site probability 0.393 at residue 35), which translates to MDPLEVEFFISEAMKEFASFALLFSMLLLCARALCDFQLAMATFLKQQAVERGGGTGGSAAWHVVVGRNFASNLTHETDHYLYFYIGQTGFLVWKTP; encoded by the exons ATGGATCCTCTCGAGGTGGAATTTTTCATCAGCGAGGCCATGAAAG AgtttgcttctttcgcgtTGCTTTTCTCCATGCTGCTCCTCTGCGCTAGGGCACTGTGCGACTTTCAGTTG GCGATGGCGACGTTTCTCAAGCAGCAGGCTGTCGAgcgaggcggaggcactgGCGGAAGCGCGGCTTGGCATGTCGTCGTCGGGCGCAACTTCGCTTCCAATTTAACGCATGAAACCGACCACTACCTTTACTTTTATATTGGCCAGACGGGGTTTCTCGTCTGGAAGACGCCTTGA
- a CDS encoding histone lysine demethylase JmjC NO66 (encoded by transcript TGME49_240840~Gene product name based on ToxoDB Community Expert Annotation.) has protein sequence MTNAGKSSSCPPCSGEAKKREDTEEGRAGGRGNSENGDDRAEASPSRGSLCESARKVFDEKLFTSSFFREVWERSPLLLRSSELGAHPFSGRKFISEEDMVRMCYRGAIAETLKVFQEGKLYDPPQISFPEEACVDISAIRPPPRAASSSSGERSSDREGKKAETGKMEEGGERHRTTTSASLSRATCRYLEGCSLVINQADRTLEILQSICQHLSKKYFSHVFAVSYLTPPRTHAVKTHTDDQDVFLLQVWGSKAWKIWTPPQILPLTEEMLGKREAFPDDPGKPLLEFVLKEGDILYIPRGFPHAAVTTEEPSLHITLTVPTAEFAYVTCLQRLVKSLVLTHTLPSDTERRCRSALLLKDVPGAAEDLHALRAAVDACAEQVASRLNYDALCNSLSSQLETVNAMQRRQFLRLQAVPVSTPFTETSLVALAAGLTCKCEEGSAEAVFFKGTQSLTMKICPSASKLINVLANRQPATVCDLPCKDPFERFCVLLVLHSKALIDVLSR, from the exons ATGACAAACGCAGGAAAGAGCTCTTCTTGCCCCCCTTGCAgtggcgaggcgaagaagcgcgaggacacagaggaagGCCGAGCGGGCGGTcgaggaaacagcgagaacGGCGACGACAGAGCGGAGGCATCCCCGTCACGAGGTTCTCTGTGTGAAAGTGCGAGGAAGGTTTTCGACGAGAAGCTTTTCAcctcctcgttcttcagAGAAGTTTGGGAGCGGTCTCCACTGCTGCTGCGAAGCTCCGAACTTGGCGCTCATCCGTTCTCAGGACGCAAATTCATTTCAGAG GAAGACATGGTCCGCATGTGCTACAGAGGCGCGATAGCGGAGACACTCAAAGTATTCCAG gAAGGCAAACTCTACGACCCCCCGCAGATCTCCTTTCCAGAAGAGGCATGCGTCGACATCAGTGCCATCCGTCCACCGCctcgcgctgcttcttcttcttcggggGAGAGGTCGAGTGACcgcgaggggaagaaggcagaaaccgGAAAGATGGAGGAGGGGGGGGAGAGGCACAGAACCACGACAAGCGCTAGTCTTTCGCGAGCAACTTGTCGATATCTCGAAGGATGCAGTTTAGTGATCAATCAGGCAGACAGAACTCTGGAAATTCTTCAAAGCATCTGCCAGCACTTGTCCAAAAAATACTTCTCCCAtgttttcgctgtctcctaCCTGACGCCGCcgagaacgcatgcagtcaaaACACACACGGACGACCAG gACGTCTTTCTGCTCCAAGTGTGGGGGTCGAAGGCGTGGAAGATCTGGACGCCTCCTCAAATTCTTCCTTTGACCGAAGAAATGCTCGGAAAACGCGAAGCCTTCCCTGAC GATCCTGGGAAGCCGCTGCTGGAGTTTGTGTTAAAGGAAGGCGACATTCTGTACATTCCCCgagg ATttccgcatgcagcggtgACAACGGAGGAACCGTCTCTCCACATCACTCTCACTGTCCCCACTGCTGAGTTTGCGTAT GTCACCTGTCTGCAAAGACTGGTGAAGAGTCTCGTTCTCACCCACACACTCCCCTCAGACACAGAGCGACGGTGccgctctgctctccttctt AAGGACGTCCCCGGAGCCGCGGAAgacctgcatgcactgcgtGCGGcggtcgatgcatgcgcagagcAAGTGGCGTCTCGACTGAACTACGATGCACTCTGCAACTCCCTCAGCAGTCAACTGGAAAC AGTCAACGCCATGCAGAGGCGCcagttccttcgtcttcaggCCGTACCCGTTTCGACGCCTTTCACAGAGACATCGCTGGTGGCGCTTGCCGCAG GCCTAACATGCAAgtgcgaggaaggaagcgcggAGGCGGTGTTCTTCAAGGGAACTCAGAG TCTGACGATGAAGATCTGCCCGTCCGCGTCGAAACTCATCAACGTTCTCGCGAATCGACAACCTGCAACG GTTTGCGACCTGCCGTGCAAGGACCCCTTTGAGcgcttctgcgttcttctcgtcctACACAGCAAGGCTCTGATCGacgttctttctcgctga
- a CDS encoding hydrolase, alpha/beta fold family protein (encoded by transcript TGME49_240830~Signal peptide predicted by SignalP 2.0 HMM (probability 0.986) with cleavage site probability 0.481 at residue 27~Predicted trans-membrane domain (TMHMM2.0):12-35): MKQSPSFSHFARLLFAFLFLLFSPSCASLLPSSLPLGRLPSETRVSLHAGAKHKFHRSALAFADPCFLPFLAPRSETVFRLPNVSTLLRDTPKMRLSACSSLPRSLSSAFVVPLSSLSSLSSLSSLFPLSSPSPLSSCFSRARLSREVDWSCSVRRAGQRDSSEPRNHATPLQSVPVSSLSHSLCSPSFARAGISSLRATEGCRRAEEAADQEREESSAFFSADAPALSFEVLQSRAKPVREDAPALLVVHGLLGSRRNMRSFSALLNSPKIVAVDLRNHGDSPWRDQMRVSDLGRDLLYMLHSKPDLFSSSALASSSSLLSAPRDVVLVGHSLGGLAAMYAALRAEEASRGRDALPRVKGLVVLDVAPVDYSGSRQAQQPVSSQTVVNLLCDLPMSAFEDRRQLERTLGATDPPLPRAMIQWLMTAVRERREKKPLDGGSIAWRAAGRPSRTADKTLKKDEKIRLEWRMNLLAIKQMLKTKQLRWPSEEFDAERRRKSRVSGCRDTAADAPVDAEGELGRSTAAEGEQRAAHAFEGPALFLRGSNSQYVDVKRDWDTILRYFPNAEHRTVQNAGHWLHAEQPVQTAELINQFLAKV, from the coding sequence ATGAAGCAGTCACCGTCCTTCTCCCATTTCGCGCGCTTgcttttcgctttcctctttctgctcttctctccgagttgtgcgtctcttcttccctcctctctcccgctcGGCAGGCTTCCGAGTGAGACACGGGTGTCTCTACACGCGGGCGCGAAGCACAAGTTTCACCGAAGCGCGCTCGCTTTTGCAGATCCCTGTTTCTTGCCGTTTCTGGCTCCTCGCTCGGAAACCGTTTTCAGGCTCCCAAACGTCTCCACACTGCTGCGCGACACCCCAAAAATGaggctctctgcatgcagtagccttcctcgttctctctcttctgcctttgtggttcctctctcctctctctcttctctctcttctctctcttctctctttcctctctcttctccttcacctctttcttcttgcttttccAGAGCGCGTCTTTCGCGAGAAGTAGATTGGAGCTGCTCTGTCCGGCGCGCAGGTCAGCGCGATTCCTCAGAGCCCAGAAATCATGCAACGCCTCTGCAGAgcgttcctgtctcttctctctctcattcgctctgctctccttctttcgcgcGCGCCGGCATCTCTTCGTTGCGAGCGACGGAAGGCTGtcggagagcagaggaggcggccgaccaagagcgagaagagtcgagtgctttcttctccgcagacGCACCTGCCTTGAGTTTTGAAGTTCTCCAAAGTCGCGCGAAGCCTGTGCGCGAAGACGCGCCTGCTCTCCTTGTCGTTCACGGCCTCCTTGGGAGCAGGCGCAACATGAGGagtttttctgctctcttgaATTCCCCGAAGATCGTTGCCGTCGACTTGCGGAACCACGGCGACTCTCCTTGGAGAGACCAAATGCGAGTCTCAGATCTCGGCCGCGATCTCCTCTACATGCTCCACTCCAAACCGgacctcttctcttcttctgctctcgcttcttcttcctcgcttctttctgcgccTCGAGACGTTGTGCTCGTTGGCCACAGCTTGGGGGGTCTGGCGGCGATGTACGCAGCGTTGCGCGCAGAGGAAGCCTCGcgcggaagagacgcgcTCCCGCGAGTGAAAGGTCTCGTCGTTCTGGACGTCGCGCCGGTGGACTACTCAGGTTCTCGGCAGGCGCAGCAGCCGGTCAGTTCGCAGACGGTGGTGAATCTGCTCTGCGACCTGCCGATGAGTGCGTTCGAGGACCGGCGTCAGCTGGAGCGAACTTTGGGCGCAACCGATCCACCCTTGCCGCGGGCAATGATTCAGTGGCTGATGACTGCCGTGAGAGAGCgccgggagaagaagcctctgGACGGCGGGAGCATCGCCTGGCGAGCGGCAGGTCGGCCGTCGCGCACCGCCGACAAGACgctgaagaaagacgagaaaatcAGGCTCGAGTGGCGAATGAACCTCCTCGCCATCAAGCAAATGCTCAAGACCAAGCAACTCAGATGGCCGAGCGAAGAGTTCGATGCAGAGCGGAGGCGAAAAAGCCGCGTCTcggggtgtcgagacaccgcAGCCGACGCTCCCGTCGACGCGGAAGGGGAACTGGGGAGAAGCACCGCGGCGGAAGGCGAGCAGAGAGCCGCGCATGCGTTTGAGGGACCTGCGCTGTTTCTCCGAGGATCGAACTCGCAGTACGTCGACGTAAAGCGCGACTGGGATACGATTTTGCGGTACTTTCCGAACGCTGAGCACAGAACGGTGCAGAACGCCGGACACTGGCTTCATGCAGAGCAGCctgtacagacagcggaACTCATCAACCAGTTCCTGGCGAAAGTGTga
- a CDS encoding MORN repeat-containing protein (encoded by transcript TGME49_240800) produces MENPSDDEAETPRYTLVTGEGTKQHSSREYTGVGRATYYFDEGKREEFEGHYLNGVREGKGSYRYANGDSYEGDFQLNKKHGIGTARYKEQPPEDTEEDPALNESVRERFSTYLGHFREGKRDESGAIVYANGDVYIGGWSNGKKSGFGKYRFAADKSQLVGYWQQGRMQYGRWNLPSGIYYAGFFKRNKPWGKGVWVFPRSGNQVIGEYIQKVKDAAEEPAEEGQEPGEESLPPDELLEIESVEFMCRQCTSLRE; encoded by the exons atggagaaccCGTCGGACGACGAAGCGGAAACTCCCAGATATACGCTCGTGACTGGGGAAGGCACAAAACAACACAGTTCGAGAGAGTACACTGGAGTCGGGAGAGCGACGTACTATTtcgacgaaggaaaacgcgaggagTTTGAGGGACATTATCTCAACGGAGttcgagaaggaaaag GGAGCTATCGATATGCAAACGGCGACTCCTACGAGGGCGATTTTCAGCTGAACAAAAAACACGGAATCGGGACAGCTCGATACAAAGAACAACCTCCAGAAGACACTGAAG AGGACCCGGCGCTGAACGAATCCGTTCGAGAAAGATTCTCGACCTACTTGGGCCACTTTCGTGAAGGCAAACGCGACGAGAGCGGGGCGATCGTCTACGCGAACGGGGACGTCTACATTGGCGGATGGAGCAACGGGAAAAAGTCCGGATTTGGCAAGTACAGATTTGCCGCAGACAAATCGCAGCTGGTGGGCTACTGGCAACAAGGTCGAATGCAGTACGGTCGCTGGAACCTCCCATCGGGGATTTATTACGCAGGTTTTTTCAAACGAAACAAACCTTGGGGCAAGGGAGTCTGGGTCTTCCCCCGGAGTGGAAATCAGGTCATCGGCGAATACATCCAGAAG GTGAAAGACGCTGCCGAGGAACCTGCAGAAGAGGGCCAGGAGCCCGGGGAAGAAAGCCTGCCTCCTGATGAGCTCCTTGAGATTGAGTCCGTCGAATTCATGTGTAGACAGTGCACCTCGCTGAGGGagtga
- a CDS encoding WD domain, G-beta repeat-containing protein (encoded by transcript TGME49_240850), whose amino-acid sequence MASAEALPVVVTLGTYDGGLMGYTVQPVSPEGKGDYSRQTQSSERLKLTFAVNAHVGCVKAIASSPSLLLTGSTDESIRIYSLESRREIGVLTSPSGGTVNCLSLVGNAFLLSGDTRGRVRLWRGSSWEMLRSLDTTKATPPQKGRKSSAKRLGRARDASADDSEEEEQIRQGRKGVESLAVHPSGRLCLVLTADGTLQLWNLLTATCAVRTPLAVGERAESVRWPPQAATSLYGRLSARRVSLHNIADSRTAALEVETVKDDEKQRETGAPVTWTSFCFASEALLLVGDSRGRIWGVHIPKSLLSAERPEADQPALRPSFCFKGKHASRIKGLEIVGLEELGADARISFVSADASGCMHLWSFRAPAHPAARKKKEGEDDLLIISPQAHIETRCRVTCLSSSLTPAAIAQEAGQEPLSFPGEKPKRDSSQTEAGEDADDEDKEEDEEAAAAVSRPTETGRGGRSAAVLSGNRKKTSEGNRASLLEKEGRKRRRETTPRGKGRAEEGKAAQDAGSTFKVNRRGGDDERKKKKKRRFLVAERTKKDLKR is encoded by the exons ATGGCTTCGGCCGAGGCCTTGCCGGTGGTGGTGACTCTGGGGACCTACGATGGCGGACTTATGGGCTACACAGTCcagcctgtctctccggagGGAAAGGGAGACTACTCTCGACAGACTCAGTCTTCAGAGCGGCTCAAACTCACTTTCGCTGTGAACGCACATGTC GGATGCGTCAAGGCAATTGCCAGCTCACCCAGCCTTCTCCTCACAGGCAGCACCGACGAGAGCATTCG GATCTACAGTCTCGAGTCTCGCCGCGAGATCGGTGTCTTGACGTCTCCCTCCGGAGGCACCGTGAactgcttgtctctcgtcgGCAACGCGTTCTTGCTTTCCGGAGACACCCGCGGCCGCGTCCGGCTCTGGCGCGGCTCTTCCTGGGAGATGCTCAGGTCGCTCGACACAACGAAGGCAACGCCGCCGCAGAAAGGCAGGAAAAGCTCTGCGAAGCGCCTCGGCCGCGCGCGCGACGCATCTGCagacgacagcgaggaagaagagcaaatTCGACAAGGTCGTAAAGGTGTAGAAAGCCTGGCCGTCCACCCTAGCGgccgcctctgtctcgtcctcACGGCAGACGGAACTCTGCAGCTGTGGAACCTCCTCACTGCGACCTGTGCTGTACGAACGCCTCTCGCAG TTGGAGAACGCGCGGAGAGTGTACGGTGGCCTCCGCAAGCCGCGACGTCGCTTTACGGGAGACTGTCGGCGCGGCGAGTATCGCTCCACAACATCGCAGACTCGAGGACTGCTGCGCTTGAAGTCGAGACGGTGAAAGACGACgaaaagcagcgagagacaggcgcgccCGTCACCT GGACATCCTTCTGCTTTGCGAGTGAAGCACTGCTTCTCGtcggagacagccgagggCGCATCTGGGGTGTGCATATACCGAAGTCTCTGCTGAGCGCCGAGCGGCCAGAGGCAGACCAGCCTGCACTGCGGCCCAGTTTCTGTTTCAAAGGAAAGCATGCGTCTCGCATCAAAGGCTTGGAGATTGTCGGCCTTGAGGAG ctgGGCGCAGACGCGCGAATTTCCTTCGTGAGCGCCGACGCcagcggctgcatgcatctgtggTCTTTCAGAGCCCCGGCGCACCCGGCTGctcgaaagaagaaagaaggggaagacgacCTTCTCATCATTTCCCCTCAAGC acacataGAGACTCGCTGTCGGGTGACTTGCCTCTCGAGCAGCTTGACGCCCGCAGCCATCGCGCAGGAAGCCGGCCAAGAACCGCTTTCTTTCCCTGGAGAGAAACCCAAAAGAGACTCTTCACAGACAGAGGCAggtgaagacgcagacgacgaggacaaagaagaagacgaagaagcggcggcgGCCGTGAGCAGGCCGACGGAAACTGGccgaggcgggagaagcgCTGCCGTACTTTCGGGAAACCGTAAGAAGACGTCGGAAGGAAACAGGGCATCTCTCCTCGAGAAAGAGGGCAGGAAGAGACGTCGAGAGACAACtccgagaggaaagggaagagcagaagagggcAAGGCAGCGCAGGATGCTGGCTCCACTTTCAAGGTGaacagacgaggaggcgacgacgagagaaagaagaagaagaaacgacggtTTCTGGTCGCTGAGAGAACCAAGAAGGACTTGAAACGGTGA